The DNA region GTCGGTGCGGAGTTCGCGCTGATCTCCGTACGCCGCAGCCAGATCGAGTCCGATGCCGAGGCCGGGAACCGGCGGGCGCGAAGCGTCATCTGGGGCCTCGAACACGTATCGGCGCTGCTCGCGGCGGCACAGCTCGGCATCACCCTCTGCACGCTGGTGCTCGGTATCGTCGCCGAGCCGGCCTTCGCGCATCTGCTGGAGCCCGTCTTCGACGCGGTGGGTGTGCCGCACGGACTGATCCATCCGATCTCGTTCGTGATCGCGCTGTCCGTGGCGACGTATCTGCACATGCTCCTCGGTGAAATGGTGCCGAAGAACATCGCCCTGGCCGAGCCCGTACGCGCCGCGCTGCTGCTCGGACCGCCGCTGGTGGCCCTCGCCAGGGCGCTGCGCCCGGTGATCTTCGCGATCAACGCCTTCGCCAACGCGCTGCTCAAGATCCTGCGGGTCGAGACGAAGAACGAGGTGGCCGCCACGTTCTCCGACGACGAACTGGCCCGGCTGGTGACGGACGCGGGCGACGCCGGTCTGGTCGACGACCGCTCGGCCGAGCGACTGCGCCACGCCCTTGAGCTGGGCCGTCGCCCGGTGCGTGATGTGGTGATGCCAGTGGACCGGGTCATGTACGCCAGGATCGGGACCACACCGGAACAGCTGGAACGGCTTTCGAACGAGACCGGCTTCTCCCGCTTCCCGGTGATGGACGGCGAGGAGAGGATCCTGGGTTACCTCCATGTGAAGGACGCCCTCGATGCCACGCCGCGCAATGTGCCCTTCCCGGTGACCGCGATGCGCCCCATCGCCCGGGTCCGGGCCGACACACCGCTCGACGATGTCCTGACCGCGCTGCGGCGCAGCCGTACGCACCTGGCGGCGGTTCTCGACGAGGACGATCGGCTGGCCGGGATGGTCACCATGGAGGACGTGCTCCGCGAACTGGTGGGGCGCCCGAAGGCACGCTGACACGGATGCCCGGGGCGGGGTACGGATACCGGCCGCGCCCCGGGGCCGCACCCCGGAAGGGGCCGGGCCCATCGCGATACGATCGCGTCGCCATGGAAATAAATGCCTCCTACAGCAGTCTCGTCGCGGTCGGCGACTCGTTCACCGAGGGCATGTCGGATCTGCTGCCCGACGGTTCGTACCGCGGCTGGGCCGATGTCCTCGCCGGACGGCTCGCCGCCCGCACGCCGGGATTCCGCTACGCGAATCTCGCCGTACGGGGCAAGCTGATCGGCCAGATCGTGGACGCGCAGGTCGATGCGGCCGTAGCCATGCGGGCGGATGTCGTCACACTCGTCGGCGGACTCAACGACACACTGCGGCCCAAGTGCGACATGGGTATGGTCCGCGGACGGCTCGAAGAGGCCGTGGAACGTCTCGCACCCTCGTGCAAGAGGCTCGTGCTCATGCGGAGCCCGGGGCGCAACGGCCCGGTGATGGAGCGTTTCCGTCCGCGGATGGAAGAGCTGTTCTCGCTGATCGACGACTTGGCGGCCCGGCACGGAGCGGTGGTCGTCGATCTGTACGGCGCACCGGCGCTGGGCGATCCCCGGTTGTGGGACGTCGACCGGCTGCATCTGACGGCCGACGGACACAACAGGGTGGCCGAGGCGGTCTGGCAGACGCTGGGGCTGCCTCCGGAGAACGACTGGCGGACACCGCTGCCGACCGCCGTACCCCACGGGTGGGCCCGCCGACGCGTCGACGACGTCCGCTTCGCACGCGAGCATCTGATGCCGTGGATCGGTCGTCGGCTGACCGGTCGCTCCTCCGGAGACGGAAGGACGGGCGCCCAGTACAGCGCCGAGCTGGGGAGTGCGTTCTGGGTCACCCCCGCGGACGCCCGCGACCCCGGCCCCGTGGCGACGTGGCGGCGGGTCGACCCGGATCCGCTCCCGTAGCACCCCACAAACCGGACCGCGGCGCCGGATGTCTTCGCCGGAGGCTTCACATATTCGCGAGGCCTTCAAGGTTCATCCGGCTTGCGATGGTGTTACCACTCGCGGAGCCCACTTCCCGGACCAAGGCGACGAAGCAGTGGCGCACGCCGGTGGCATCGGCGAAGGCGTCCGTCCTGCCATGCGCTTCCCTTCACGCGGATGACATCCACCCACCGATGCCCCGTGCAGCACGGTGAATGAGCCGTATACATTCCGGCCGAGAGCCGACGGATTTCAAGAACAGCCCTCAGATCGACGCGATATGCTGATGCAGATTGTGCAAGCCGTTTGCAAAATGAGGAGGGTCATGGCTACGCGGGCGACCGACGTCGGGACGAACCAGAGCGTCGAACGAGCGGTCTCGGTGCTGCGCGCACTCGACTCCGGACGTCCGGAACTGCGCGTCTCCGACGTCGCCGAACTCACCGGACTGGGCTCCTCCACAACCTCCCGCCTCCTGTCCACCCTCGAGCGCCTCGACATGGTGGAACGCGACCCCGTCAGCAACCTCTACCGCCTCAGCCTCGGCATCCTCCCGCTCGCCGCCACCGCCACCAATCGCCACCCCGTCCACCGCGCCGCCCGCATGGTCCTCCAGGACCTTGCCACCCGCACCGGACTCGGAGCCAACGTCGCCGTCCGCCGCGACACCGAGCTGATGTTCCTGTGCAATTTCGAGGGAACCCGCACCCCCAAGTCCTACACGCAGGCCGGACACACCGCCCCGCTGCACGCCACCAGCATCGGCAAATGCCTCCTCACCGGCCTCACGCCCAAGGAGCGCCGCAAGCTGCTTCCCGAACCGCTCACGGCGCACACCGACTACACGACCACCAGCCACGACCTCCTCGACACCGAGATCGACACCGTCCGCCGCACCGGCTACGCCATCGAAGCCGAAGAACGCGCCCTGGGCCGTGCTTCCCTCGCCGCGCCCGTCCGCGACGCCTCGGGTGACGTCGTCGCCGCCATCTCGCTGTGGGGCCCCACCTCCCTCCTCGGCAACCACGCCGAAGTCGAAGGGCAGCGCCTCGCCCTCACCCGCGAGGTCATCGAAGCCGCCGACGCCATCAGCCAAGCACTCGGCGCCCTCTGAATCACGTGGCGAAGGGGCCCGGTGAAGGTCGTTCGACCTTCACCGGGCCCCTTCGCCACGTGGCTACGCGCCGTACGCCTTGAACGCGATCACGTGCGCATGCCGCGCCCCGTGCGTCGCGTCCACCACGAGCCGCAGCGCGTCGGTGTGCACGACCCCGCCGTCCGCACCCTTCAGATCGTGCACACGGTGGCGGCGGCGGTTGCCCGTCACCGTCAGCAGCGTGTGCCAGGTGCCGTCGGGCTCGCGGCTCTGGATACGGTAGTCGCGGACCAGTTCCGGCATGACCTCGAACGGGGTGCGGTGGCGGTGCAGGTTGTTGAGGTACTCGTCGACGTCGTCGTCGAACACCACGCGCGCTTCGGTGAGTCGCTGCCCCATGCCCCAGTCGAGGCGCAGCCACTGCGTGGCTCGGTCCGGGTCGGGCAGCAGATCGGACGACCACATCTGCGGGCCCCCGTAGGCGCGCTGGAATCCGCCGACGGCCCGCTCGGGCCGGAACGCGGCGGTGTCCGGGGTCGCACGGAAGCCGAAGGTTCGGCGGCGCAGGCCGCGGGCCTGCCACTCCAGGACCAGCTGGCCTTCCTCCTCCGGGATGTCGTGGTCGACGGCCGCGTCACCTTCGGCCCTGCTGCGCAGTGCGAGGACGCCGTCGGTGCGCTCGGGGACGAGGACCAGCGCCGCGCCCGGGCAGGCGCGCACGATCAGTACGACGTTCTCCGGGGTGTCCGGGCGGTGGTCGAAGCGGGCCGTGACCCAGTGGGGGCCACCGGTCGGCACGGTCACCGTGGTGGTGAGCAGGTGGTCGACGGGTACCGCGTTCTCGGGGCGGCCGGTGCTCCACAGTTCCACGGTGAGTTCGCTCGGCCGCTCACCCTCGGCGCCGTGGACGAGCAGGTCGACCGTGTCGAGTGCCGGGTCCACCGGAAGCAGCAGCGCAAGATCGCGGGTGAGCGGGTACGGCTCGCCGGGCGCGGCCGACGTGGGCTCGGCGGCCAGGCGGCTCAGGTTCGAGGAGGCGCTGACGCGGGCCGTGCGCGCCAGGTTGTCGGGGTCGTCGTCGTACAGGCCGATGACCGAGGCGTCCTGCCGCAGCAGGGTGCGACGCACCAGCTCGGGGTGGTTGGCGGCGAGTTCGCGCGGGCTGAGGCCCTCTGCGACGCAGAGCGCGGCGGCCGTGCCCGCGGCCTCGCCGAGCGTGGCGCAGGTGGCCATGACGCGGGTGGCGCCGAAGGCGATGTGGGTGGCGGAGATGTTGCGCCCGGCGAACAGGAGGTTCGTGACGTTCGCCGAGTACAGGGAGCGCAGCGGGATGTGGAAGATGCCGTCCGCGTAGCGCTGGCGGGCGCCGGGCTCATCGGCGTACATGCCCTGCACCGGGTGGAGGTCGACGGACCAGCCCCCGAAGGCTACGCGGTCGGCGAACTGCCGCTGCTCGAGGATGTCCTGCTGGGTCAGCATGTGGTCACCGAGGAAGCGGCGGTACTCGCGCTTGCCGGGGAGGCTGCCGACCCACTCCAGCGTCAGGTTCTCGGCGTCCGGGAACTCGCCGGAGTTCTTGATGTGGTCCCAGATGCCCATGATCACGGCCTGGAGTTCGTCGCGGATGCGCTCGTTGTCGTGGACGGTGTCCATCTCGCCGCCCCACTCGATCCACCAGTAGTCGCAGCCGTTGTCGCCGGTGCGCAGCACGCGGTTGCGCAGGATGGGCGTGGTGGCGAGGTCGCGGGCGTAGGCGGGCGGCACGAACTTCACAGGCCGGCCCGTGTCCTTGGTGTGGAACAGGATCGTCGACCCGAGCAGCGCCTCGTCCCCGTCCTCGGGCGCCCATGGCTCGCCGAACTCCGAGCGCGCCTCGCGGCCGATGCGGTGGTGGGCGCCTGCGAGGTGGCCGAGCAGGCCGTCACCGGTGCAGTCGAGGAACTGCCGTGCGTGGAAGGTGATACGCCGCTCGGAGCCCATCATCCAGCCGGTGCAGGAGTGCACCTCGCGTGCGTCGTCCGGGCCGCTCGCGTCGACCTCCCGTACGTCGGTGTTGAGGTAGAGGTCGATGCCCGATTCGGCCCGGACGGCGTCGAGGACCACCTGGTCCCAGTAGTACGGGTTCCCCTCGGGGTTGCGGTACTGGTTCTCGGTGTACAGCTCGCCCATGATGCCGGTCTCGCGGGCCCAGCGATGCACGCCGTGGGCCGTGGCGCCGCAGACCCAGACGCGGACCTCGCTGCTGGCGTTGCCGCCCAGGACGGGCCGGTTGTTGACCAGGGCGACGCGCCGGCCGAGCCGGGCCGCGGCGATGGCCGCGCAGGTCCCCGCCAGGCCACCGCCGATGACGGCGATGTCGTAATGGACCTCTTCTTCCCGCACGGTGCGGCCTCCTTGGTGTGATGCTCGGATGCTCTCCGCCGCAGCGGAGCGACCTCGAACGTACATCACATGCATATTGTGCAACCACTGTTCCACCAGTGGGATGTGTTGTAAGTTTCGAGCGCAGCCGACGACACCGCCGCCGTGGGCCAACAGCCAAGCTCATGGCACGTGCGGCAACTTCGCCGGTCTTGTACGGAACCGGCGATTCGCCGACCAAAAGGGTTGACGCCGTCGCGCGATATGGAGAACGATCCCGCATGCTGCAACTTGCGTTCAACGGAGCATGCATGACATTCACACAGGGCCTCGGCCGAAGCGGTAGACAAGGCGGCTCACCACTCACGCCCGGCCGCGTCACATCCGTCTGTCTGCGCACGGCCTCCCGTGCCACGCCCTGCATCACTGCTCCCGCCCCGTTCGAGAGGACACACCCATGAGTACGGCCGCACCTCCACAGAAGGCCGCTCCACGCCATGAGCGGACCGGCGGACGGCTCTCCAACGGCGCGTTCGCACTGCTGCTGACCGCACCGGGGCTCGCCCTGTTCGCGACGATCATCATCTATCCGCTGCTGTCCGCGCTGTTCACCGGCTTCTTCAAGCAGGATCTGCGACTGCCGGGCCGGGAGTTCGTCGGCCTGGACAACTTCACCTTCTGGCTGGACGGCAACTTCCTCACGATCCTCAAGCAGACGCTGATCTTCACCGTCGGTGCGACGCTCGTCCCCTTCGTGGTCGGCTTCGCGCTCGCGCTGGCGCTGAACTCGGGCCTGAAGGGCAGCGGATTCCTGCGCGGGCTGTTCCTCTTCCCGTGGGTGATCCCGGGCGTGGTGGTCTCCTTCCTGTGGATGTGGATCTTCAACGCGAACTACGGCGTGCTGAACGGCATCCTCATGAAGGCCGGGATCATCGAGGAATCCATTTCCTGGCTCGGCCAGCCCGGCACCGCCATGCTCGCCGTCATCGTCACCAAGACCTGGGCAAGCTTCCCCTGGATGATGGTGATGCTCCTGGCCGGTCTGCAGACCGTGCCCAAGGAACTGCACGAGGCGGCCTCGATGGACGGGGCGGGCTCGATCCGGCGCTTCTTCGCCGTCACCTGGCCTCAGGTCCGCGGTGTCGCCTCGATCGTGCTGCTCCTGGAGTTCATCTGGAACTTCCAGCACTTCGACACCATCTACGTGCTCACCGGCGGCGGCCCGGCCGGCACCACCGAGACCTTCGCGACCGCCGTGTACCAGACCGCCTTCAAGGGCTTCGACATCGGCCGGGCGACCGCGCTGGGCGGTCTGTGGATGGTGCTCCTGCTCATCCTGGTCGCCTTCTACCTCAGGATCACCGAGCGGAAGGGCGACGCCCGATGACCTCCACGACCTCCACCCCGCTGTCCGGCACCGACCGGCTGAGGCCGTCCGCCACGTCGGCCGGGCGTACCTCGCGGCGCCGGATACGCAAGGACCTGCTGCGCTCGCGCATCGCCGCCTGGACCGCGATCCTGGTGATCGGCGCCTTCGGCCTGCTGCCGGTCTACTGGCTGCTGGCCACGGCCCTGAGCAGCCCCGAGCAGACCTTCCAGTTCCCGCCGAAGCTCATACCCACCGAGATCACCTTCAGCAACTTCACAGCCCTCGCCGAGAACGACCAGCTGATCAAGTACCTGGTCAACTCCCTCATCGTGGCCTCGATCACCGCCGTGCTGAGCGTGGTCGTCGCCACATACATGGGCTACTCGTTCTCCAAGTTCCGCTACCGCGGGCGGCGGTCGCTGATGCACCTGGTGCTGGCCTCCCAGATGTTCCCCCAGGCGCTCCTGCTCGTGACGCTGTACGCCGTGTTCTCCAGCTTCGGCCTGCTGAACACGTACACCGCCCTGGTGCTGTCCTTCACCACGTTCACGATGCCGCTGTGCGTCTGGATGCTGAAGGGCATCTTCGACACCATCCCGGATGCCCTGCTGGAGGCCGCGTCCATCGACGGCGCGTCCCGGTGGCGGACGCTGCACTCCATCGTGGCGCCGCTGGCCGCGCCCGGAATGATCGCCGCGGGGCTGTTCGCCTTCGTCCGCGGCTGGAACGACTTCATCTTCGCTGTGACGCTGGCCGACAAGGAGAAGCAGACCCTGCCGCCCGGCCTCGTCTCCACCTACATCGGTGAGTTCCAGACCGCCTGGCCGGAGCTGATGGCCGCCTCGCTGGTGGTTTCCGTGCCGGTGGTCGTCGCCTTCATGTTCCTGCAGCGCTACCTCGTCGGCGGCATGACCGCCGGCTCGGTCAAGAGCTGAGCCCGCGGGATCCGCCCGCACCCTCCCCCACGCACTTCCCCTTCCGCCCACTCCCCCATGGAGACACCATGACCACCTCTGGCATCAGCCGGCGCGGCGCACTGCGCATGTTCGGCATCGGCGCGCTCGGTGTGGCCGGCGCCGGCGTGCTCGGCGCCTGCGCACCGTCCGGCGCCGGCACCTCCTCCAACGGCGGCGACACGAAGTCCAAGAACTTCGACTTCACCTCCTGGTCGCTCAACGAGGAGGCCGCCAAGCCCTCGATCGAGAAGATCATCGCGGCGTGGGAGAAGGACAAGGGCTCCAAGATCCGCGCGGTCTCGTACCCGTACAACGAGTACCTGAGCCAGCTCACCCTCAAGCTCGGTGGCGGGGAGACGACCGGCGCGGTGCACCTCGACATCGCCTGGCTCGCCGCGGTGGCGCAGATGGGCAAGCTCGCCGATCTCAATTCCGTGGCCCTGAAGGGCGGCTACACGAACGTGGCGCTGGACAGCGGCATGTACGACGGCAAGCAGTACGGCCTGCCATGGAACACCGGCTCGATCGGCGTGATCGCCAACTCCAAGCTCCTGGAGAAGGCCGGCATCAAGAAGCACCCCACCACCATCGAGGAGTTCGAGGACGCGCTGCGGGAGCTGAAGGGGCTCGGCGGCGGTGTCGTGCCCTACGCCGCGGCCACCAAGGTCGCGCAGCTCAAGGACATCTTCCCGTGGATGCAGACCTTCGGCTGCACGCTCCTGGAGGACAGCAAGGTGACCATCGGCGACGACGCCTCCATCGACGCGGTCACCTGGTACAAGAAGCTGCACGACGAGAAGCTGATCGCCGCGGACGTGGACCGCTTCGACGCGCGTGCCCTGTTCGGGCAGGGCAAGGCCGCCTTCTACGACGACGCCATCGTCGGCAAGGGCGTGACAGCGGCCCAGTCCAAGGACAAGACGCTGGCCGACGCGATGCAACCGATGAAGCGGCCGGTGCTGCGCTCCGGTGACACACCGCAGGCGCTGCTGTGGGGCGGTGTGATCGCGATCGTCAAGGGCAAGGGGCAGGACGCGGCGACGGAGTTCGCGCTGCACACCACCTCCGACCTCGCCACCACCACCGAGTACTTCGCCTCCCGCGCCCTGCCGCCGTCCACCACGGCGGGCCTGGCCGACCCGAAGGTCGCGAAGGACACCTTCACCACCGAGTGGACCGAGAAGATCACCGATACGGCGACCGGCAGCCCGTTCTGGCAGTTCGCGCAGAACGCCCAGATCGAGGAAGCCGTGGCCAAGCAGGTCCAGGCCGTCCTGGTCGGCAAGTCGAAGCCGAAGGACGCGATGAAGAAGGCCGCCGAGGAGGTCACCGATCTCATCAAGCGCTGAGCCGGCGCGCGGCGGTCGGGGCCCAGTGAAGGCAGAACAGCCTTCACCGGGCCCTTGCCATGCTGCACACCTTTTCCCCAACACGTAATTCAGATCCGCATTGCGCAATCTCTATTCACGATCTGGGATCTGTTGTAAGTTTCCGGCGCGGCAGAGCGGTGGACCGACCTGCGGGGCCGCTCCCGTCCGCCTCACCATCACGCCCGCGAAGGAGTTCGCCTTGCGACGTCCCACGGCACGCGCGTATGCCGCCTCGGCAGCGGCCCTGGCCGCCCTGCTCACGCTCGTCCCGGCCGCCCAGGCCGACAGCGCGGACCTCACGGCAGCCGCGGCAACGGTGATCGAGAAGGTTCCGTACACGATGGACTCGTCGAACCAGGCCGCCTGGTGGACGCCGGTCGCCACGTACAAGGGCCGCGGTCAGTACACGTACTTCGCCTTCAACGAGCCCGGCTCGACGGCCGCCACGCACCGCCCGGCCATCGCGCGGCGCGACCCGGACGGGGTCTGGAGCCGTCTGCCGCTGCTCGACAAGAGCGGGCAGCAGGCCGAGTTCGCCGACGACAACGGTCACAACCAGCCGTCCGTCGCGCGCGACGGCAGCGGCCGCCTGCATGTGTTCGCCTCCATGCACGCCAACGCCTGGCGTTACTTCCGCACCGAAGCCGCCGGCGGGGACGTCACCGACCACGCGGCCGAACTGCCCGACCAGGGCGAGGGCATCACCTACCCGGTTGTGACCACCGCACCGAACGGCGATCTGTTCCTGGCCGCCCGCGTCGGTGCCGGCACCGACCAGCGTCCCGGCAAGCTGTACCGCTGGGACAACGCCGCCGCGCGCTGGAGCGTGGTCGCCACCTTCGCCGGCGCGCTGAACCGCGCCGTGTACCCCGACGACCTGACGGTGGACGCCGCCGGGCGCGTGCACATCCTGTACGAGTGGTCCAAGGCCCCGTCGAGCGCGTTCCGGCACCAGCTCTCCTACCTGCGCTACGACCCGTCGACGGGCGCCTTCGCGGACAGCGCGGGCGCGGCCGCCACCACCCCGGTGACACCCGGCACGTCCGACGTGATCCAGGACCTCACCGCGGATGAGGTGTGGAGCAGCGACAACACCTACACGGGTCCGGCGGTGCAGAGCGCCAAGCTCACCCTCGACGGCTCCACCCCGAAGGTCGCCTACCGCTACCGCTCGACCGACAGCGGCGGCAACTTCCGCGTGTACTACGCCTACCCGAGCGGCAGCGACTGGGTCAGCAAGACCGTGTACGCCGGTGGCCAGACGGCCGCGGCACTGGGCATCACCTGGGACGAGACGGACACCAAGCGGATCTACTACGTCACCGGCTCCGGCACCGACCGGGTCTTCGCCGCGACGCAGTCGGCGGACGGGGCCTGGACCGCGCAGTCCGCCGCGCCGGGCGTGAGCGCGGACCGGCTCGCGGTGCGGCGGGACTCGGACGGAAACGATGTGCTGTACCTGCCGGACACCGCACACAACTCCCTCTACTACGGGCTCCGTTGATTCCCAGCACCGTCGGCGCTCCTGGCAGCGGGGTAGCGGGGCGCATTCGGTGCCGGTGACCGGTGGCGCAGGGCCCCGGTCCGACTTCTCGGGACGTGACACAGCGCGCGGGCCGGTCGCCGGGCCACCGGCCCGCCGCTACGCCGGCGAGGGAGGAGACGCCGTCGCATCGGCCGCACCACACGTGTCGTCACCACATCGTTGCTCCGCGTGCTCAAAAGCGGAGAGCCGGAATGCAACGGTGCCCGCGCCGGACGCTGCACGCCGTCGCAGCCCGCCGCGCCACGAAGCCCCGCCGGATATCCGGCGGGGCTTCGTCGTCTCACGCGCTCTACCGGAATCCGACACCGGCGAGGACGACGCTCACGGCCGCGGCCGTGCGAGCGGCGACCGCGTCGGTCCGCTTCCCTGATTCCCTCGGCCGCGCGCAGGGTGCTGAGATGGCGAGCGAGGGCCACCAGCTGCGCGGCGTGCTCGACGAGCGCCGCGGCCGGCGCGCACGGCTCGGCCGACGCCGGTGTCCGGGCGAACCCGAACGGCTCAACGTAGAGATCCACGTACCGGCGGGCGCACTGACCGTACGGGTACTGCACCAGCTCCGCAGGGTGGAGCGGTTCGCCGCATCGTGGGTCATGACGCCCTCGCCGCCGACGTGGGCGAGGTCGACCCGGCACTCGACCGGGTGCTCGGTGCGTCCGGCGCACCGAGCCGGGCGGGTGAGGCGGACCGGGCCGCAGGTGGTCCGCGGGCCAGCCGAGGCCGTCGCCGTCCAGGAGCCTCTGACCTGGACCTTATCCATTTTGTGGGCGCTCACGAACCGCCGAGGACGACAGGTAAACTCAGGACACGTGACTGCTGTGTCTGCGAAGCCTCGCATCCCCAATGTCCTGGCCGGCCGCTATGCCTCCACGGAGCTGGCCGTCCTCTGGTCCCCCGAGCAGAAGGTGAAGCTGGAACGCCAGCTGTGGCTGGCGGTGCTGCGCGCTCAGAAGGACCTCGGGATCGAGGTGCCGGACGCCGCGCTCGCCGATTACGAACGTGTCATCGACCAGGTCGACCTGGCCTCCATCGCCGAGCGCGAGAAGGTCACCCGGCACGACGTCAAGGCCCGGATCGAGGAGTTCAACGCCCTCGCCGGCCACGAGCAGGTCCACAAGGGCATGACGTCCCGGGACCTCACGGAGAACGTCGAGCAGCTCCAGATCCGGCTCTCTCTGGAGCTGATGCGCGACCGCACGGTGGCTGTGCTGGCCCGGCTCGGCAAGCTGGCGGGCGAGTACCGCGAGCTGGTCATGGCCGGCCGCTCCCACAACGTCGCCGCGCAGGCGACCACGCTCGGCAAGCGCTTCGCGACCGCGGCCGACGAGCTCCTGGTGGCGTACGGTCGGCTCGAGGACCTGCTGGGCCGCTACCCGCTGCGGGGCATCAAGGGCCCCGTCGGTACGGCGCAGGACATGCTCGACCTGCTGGGCGGCGACGCCGGGAAGCTCGCCGACCTCGAACAGCGGATCGCCGCGCACCTCGGTTTCGCCCAGGCCTTCACATCGGTCGGCCAGGTCTACCCGCGCTCGCTCGACTACGACGTGGTGACCGCGCTGGTCCAGCTGGCCGCGGCGCCCTCGTCGGTCGCCAAGACGATCCGCCTGATGGCCGGGCACGAGCTGGTGACCGAGGGCTTCAAGCCGGGTCAGGTCGGCTCGTCCGCGATGCCGCACAAGATGAACACCCGATCCTGCGAGCGCGTCAACGGCCTGATGGTGATCCTGCGCGGCTACGCGTCGATGACCGGCGAGCTGGCCGGCGACCAGTGGAACGAGGGCGACGTGTCCTGTTCCGTGGTCCGCCGGGTGGCGCTGCCGGACGCCTTCTTCGCGTTCGACGGTCTGCTGGAGACCTTCCTGACCGTGCTCGACGAGTTCGGGGCGTTCCCGGCCGTCGTCGC from Streptomyces sp. NBC_01591 includes:
- a CDS encoding hemolysin family protein, translating into MIAVQLFIGLMTLVVNAFFVGAEFALISVRRSQIESDAEAGNRRARSVIWGLEHVSALLAAAQLGITLCTLVLGIVAEPAFAHLLEPVFDAVGVPHGLIHPISFVIALSVATYLHMLLGEMVPKNIALAEPVRAALLLGPPLVALARALRPVIFAINAFANALLKILRVETKNEVAATFSDDELARLVTDAGDAGLVDDRSAERLRHALELGRRPVRDVVMPVDRVMYARIGTTPEQLERLSNETGFSRFPVMDGEERILGYLHVKDALDATPRNVPFPVTAMRPIARVRADTPLDDVLTALRRSRTHLAAVLDEDDRLAGMVTMEDVLRELVGRPKAR
- a CDS encoding SGNH/GDSL hydrolase family protein, with the protein product MEINASYSSLVAVGDSFTEGMSDLLPDGSYRGWADVLAGRLAARTPGFRYANLAVRGKLIGQIVDAQVDAAVAMRADVVTLVGGLNDTLRPKCDMGMVRGRLEEAVERLAPSCKRLVLMRSPGRNGPVMERFRPRMEELFSLIDDLAARHGAVVVDLYGAPALGDPRLWDVDRLHLTADGHNRVAEAVWQTLGLPPENDWRTPLPTAVPHGWARRRVDDVRFAREHLMPWIGRRLTGRSSGDGRTGAQYSAELGSAFWVTPADARDPGPVATWRRVDPDPLP
- a CDS encoding IclR family transcriptional regulator — its product is MATRATDVGTNQSVERAVSVLRALDSGRPELRVSDVAELTGLGSSTTSRLLSTLERLDMVERDPVSNLYRLSLGILPLAATATNRHPVHRAARMVLQDLATRTGLGANVAVRRDTELMFLCNFEGTRTPKSYTQAGHTAPLHATSIGKCLLTGLTPKERRKLLPEPLTAHTDYTTTSHDLLDTEIDTVRRTGYAIEAEERALGRASLAAPVRDASGDVVAAISLWGPTSLLGNHAEVEGQRLALTREVIEAADAISQALGAL
- a CDS encoding FAD-dependent oxidoreductase; this translates as MREEEVHYDIAVIGGGLAGTCAAIAAARLGRRVALVNNRPVLGGNASSEVRVWVCGATAHGVHRWARETGIMGELYTENQYRNPEGNPYYWDQVVLDAVRAESGIDLYLNTDVREVDASGPDDAREVHSCTGWMMGSERRITFHARQFLDCTGDGLLGHLAGAHHRIGREARSEFGEPWAPEDGDEALLGSTILFHTKDTGRPVKFVPPAYARDLATTPILRNRVLRTGDNGCDYWWIEWGGEMDTVHDNERIRDELQAVIMGIWDHIKNSGEFPDAENLTLEWVGSLPGKREYRRFLGDHMLTQQDILEQRQFADRVAFGGWSVDLHPVQGMYADEPGARQRYADGIFHIPLRSLYSANVTNLLFAGRNISATHIAFGATRVMATCATLGEAAGTAAALCVAEGLSPRELAANHPELVRRTLLRQDASVIGLYDDDPDNLARTARVSASSNLSRLAAEPTSAAPGEPYPLTRDLALLLPVDPALDTVDLLVHGAEGERPSELTVELWSTGRPENAVPVDHLLTTTVTVPTGGPHWVTARFDHRPDTPENVVLIVRACPGAALVLVPERTDGVLALRSRAEGDAAVDHDIPEEEGQLVLEWQARGLRRRTFGFRATPDTAAFRPERAVGGFQRAYGGPQMWSSDLLPDPDRATQWLRLDWGMGQRLTEARVVFDDDVDEYLNNLHRHRTPFEVMPELVRDYRIQSREPDGTWHTLLTVTGNRRRHRVHDLKGADGGVVHTDALRLVVDATHGARHAHVIAFKAYGA
- a CDS encoding carbohydrate ABC transporter permease; the protein is MSTAAPPQKAAPRHERTGGRLSNGAFALLLTAPGLALFATIIIYPLLSALFTGFFKQDLRLPGREFVGLDNFTFWLDGNFLTILKQTLIFTVGATLVPFVVGFALALALNSGLKGSGFLRGLFLFPWVIPGVVVSFLWMWIFNANYGVLNGILMKAGIIEESISWLGQPGTAMLAVIVTKTWASFPWMMVMLLAGLQTVPKELHEAASMDGAGSIRRFFAVTWPQVRGVASIVLLLEFIWNFQHFDTIYVLTGGGPAGTTETFATAVYQTAFKGFDIGRATALGGLWMVLLLILVAFYLRITERKGDAR
- a CDS encoding carbohydrate ABC transporter permease: MTSTTSTPLSGTDRLRPSATSAGRTSRRRIRKDLLRSRIAAWTAILVIGAFGLLPVYWLLATALSSPEQTFQFPPKLIPTEITFSNFTALAENDQLIKYLVNSLIVASITAVLSVVVATYMGYSFSKFRYRGRRSLMHLVLASQMFPQALLLVTLYAVFSSFGLLNTYTALVLSFTTFTMPLCVWMLKGIFDTIPDALLEAASIDGASRWRTLHSIVAPLAAPGMIAAGLFAFVRGWNDFIFAVTLADKEKQTLPPGLVSTYIGEFQTAWPELMAASLVVSVPVVVAFMFLQRYLVGGMTAGSVKS
- a CDS encoding sugar ABC transporter substrate-binding protein; translation: MTTSGISRRGALRMFGIGALGVAGAGVLGACAPSGAGTSSNGGDTKSKNFDFTSWSLNEEAAKPSIEKIIAAWEKDKGSKIRAVSYPYNEYLSQLTLKLGGGETTGAVHLDIAWLAAVAQMGKLADLNSVALKGGYTNVALDSGMYDGKQYGLPWNTGSIGVIANSKLLEKAGIKKHPTTIEEFEDALRELKGLGGGVVPYAAATKVAQLKDIFPWMQTFGCTLLEDSKVTIGDDASIDAVTWYKKLHDEKLIAADVDRFDARALFGQGKAAFYDDAIVGKGVTAAQSKDKTLADAMQPMKRPVLRSGDTPQALLWGGVIAIVKGKGQDAATEFALHTTSDLATTTEYFASRALPPSTTAGLADPKVAKDTFTTEWTEKITDTATGSPFWQFAQNAQIEEAVAKQVQAVLVGKSKPKDAMKKAAEEVTDLIKR